The genomic region GACCGGTTTTAAGAGCAGCCGGGTATGCTGTTGATCAACGTATTATTACGCCCTACTTGCGGTATGATAAGGTAGATTTTGAAATACCAACCCGCCTCGAAGGTGACAATTTAGCACGGTATTTTGTGCGTATGGAAGAAATGGCCGAGAGCATAAAGATTATCGAACAATGTTTTGATAAAATGCCGAAAGGCCCAATTCGTACTAATAATGCCAAACAAGCGTACCCATCTAAAGATGAAGTGTATTATTCTATGGAAGGAATGATTCACGATTTTATGATGACCGATACCGGTATTTGTCCTCCTGCAGGAAAAGAAGTATATCATGCCGTAGAATCACCAAAAGGTGAATTAGGATATTTTATTCAAAGTGACGGAACCGGCCACCCATGGAGGTTAAAAATAAATGCTCCTTCATTCCGAAACCTTCAGGTATTAGAAAATATTCTGGATGGAGAAATGGTTGCCGATACCGTAGTAATAATTGGTGGAATTGACCCCGTAATGGGAGAAGCAGATAAATAAATGGAAGAAACCTACGAATTCACAAAAGAAGACCTACAGGAAATTGAAATCATAAAGGCGAAGTTTCCAACCGTAATGCCGGCTACCTTACCCACTCTTTGGGTTGCACAGCGGCGCTTTGGCCATGTTGAACCTCCCGTTCAACGCCTGGTTGCTAAAACTCTGGATTTACCGGAATCGCATGTGCACGGTGTGGCTACTTTCTATACTCAGTACTATAAAGAAAGAAAAGGGAAATACGTGTTGGATGTTTGTACTACCACCAGTTGTCAGCTTTGCGGTGGGTATAAGATGTTACACTATTTAGAAGACAAGCTGGGTATTAAAGCCGGAGAAACTACTGAAGATGGAATGTTCAGTATACAATCGGTAGAGTGCCTTGGTGCATGTGGCTATGCACCTATGATGCAAATTACTAATGATGTTTATGTCAATAATCTGACCGAAGAAAAATTAGATAAGGTAATTGACGAGCTAAAAGAAGGTAAAATGCCAGAATTTGAATCCGTAGGAATGCCTCTCCTCGAAAAAAGAAATATTTAACTATGGCTGCTGATTGGAAATCATTTGAACCGGTACTTATTCCTGACATTCCTCACCTCGAGAAAATCGATGTTTATGAGAAAAATGGCGGATATAAAGCTCTCGAAAAAGTAGTAAAGGGCAATGACTGGACTCCCGAAAGTGTAGTCAATGAAGTAAAAGCAGCTAATATTCGTGGACGAGGTGGGGCCGGCTTTAACGCCGGGCTAAAGTGGTCGTTCATGCCCAAGCCGGATGGAGGGCCACGGTATCTTGCCTGTAACGGAGACGAATCTGAGCCTGGTACTTTTAAAGACCGTAAAATCTTTGAATACAATCCGCACCTGTTTATCGAAGGGGCCTTAATTGCAGCTTATGCAATGCAAATAACCACCATTTATGTATATGTGAGAGGTGAATATCACTCATGGATTAAGATGATGGAAAAAGCGTTGGCTGATGCTCATGAAAAAGGATATATCGGCAAGAATTTATTCGGTACTGATTATAGCGTTGATTTCTATATCACAGGCGGAGCCGGGGCTTATATTTGCGGTGAAGAAACTTCAATGCTTGAGTCATTGGAAGGTAAGCGAGGATATCCACGCGTAAAACCTCCCTTCCCTGCCCAAAAAGGATTATGGGGACGCCCAACTACTATTAACAATATAGAAACGCTGGCAAATGTCCCCCTTGTGATAAATAATGGAGCTGATTGGTTTAAAGCAATCGGCCCCGAATCCCATCCCGGACCAATTCTTTATGGAATCTCAGGACATGTAAATCGCCCCGGGGTGTATGAATTGCCATCAGGTGTTCCTGTTATGGATTTGATTAATGATGTAGCTCAAGGTGTTCGAGGCGGTAAAAAATTAAAAGGGTTGATTCCGGGTGGCTCTTCCACCCCTATTTTGAGGGCCGACCAATTGGAGGGAGTATCAATGGATTCTGATTCCCTTAGGGAAGCCGGTTCCATGATGGGAACGGCCGGCATGATAGTGATGGATGAAGACACCGATATGGTGGATATGCTTTGGAGGATTTCACACTTCTATCATCATGAGTCGTGTGGTCAATGTACCCCATGCCGTGACGGAACCGGTTGGCTTGAAAAAATTCTATTGAAAATTAAAAATGGTGATGGTGAAATCAGAGATTTAGATCTCCTTTTGGATGTAACCACCCAAATGGAAGGCCGAACAATTTGTGCGTTGGCTGATGCCGCCGCATGGCCGGTTCGCCATACCATTAACCGTTTCAGAGATGAATTTGAAGCACGATGCAAAAAATCAGTTCATGCTGTAGCTTAATGATTTATTATTGATGATTGTTGATTTGTTCTGATCAACAGTCACAAATCGAAAATCAACAATTTTGAATAAGGATGATTTAATATTAAGGACAAAAGATTTTGCACACAGATGTGTTAAGTTGGCTGTTAGTTTGCCAAAATCGTATCTGGGTGATCACATAAAAAGGCAACTGATACGATGCGGAACTTCAGTTGCTGCAAATTACAGGGCTGCTTGCATTGCTCATAGTAAAGCAGCTTTTACCGCAAAATTGAGCATAGTTATTGAAGAAGCTGATGAAAGTGAATTCTGGATGCAGTTTATAATTGATGAGAAACTTAAACCAAAACAATTGGTTGAACCTCTTTTAAAGGAAGCAAATGAGTTAGCATCAATTTTTATAGTCTCCAGAAAAACAGCTCAAAGAAAATGATTGTTTTTGATTGAATCATCAATCAAAAATCATAAATCAACAATCTAATATGTCAGAAATATTTATAGACGGAAAACGATACGAATTTGAAGAAGGTACTGATAAGGGCCTGCTCCAATTCATTTTAGACAATGGTAAAGAAGTTCCATTCTTCTGTTATCATCCTTCAATGAGCGCACCTGCTAACTGCCGGCAGTGTTTTGTAAAGGTAGGAACCCCGGTTAAAAACAGAGATACCGGAGAGTATGAATTGGATGAAAATGGCGAACGAGAAATTCGTTGGTTTCCAAAGATGCAAACATCCTGTACTATACAAATGCAGGATGGTATGGTAGTTCATACTCAGGAGACAAGCGAAGAAGTGGCCCGTGCTCAGAAAGACACCATGGAACTCATCCTTGTGAATCACCCCTTGGATTGCCCCATATGTGATCAAGCCGGAGAATGTCCCCTTCAGATTCAAACCTATAAATATGGCCCCGAAGGCAGTCGTTTTGAGGTTAAAAAAGTTCACAAACCTAAACGTGTTGAGCTTGGCCCAAGAGTTACACTGGATGCTGAACGGTGCATTAACTGCACAAGGTGTGTCCGCTTTACAGATGAAATTAGTGAGTCGCATCAGCTGACGATAACTTCCAGGGGTGATAAAAATTATCCGATTACTGCCCCGGGGCGTGAATTTGATGACCCTTATTCTATGAATACGGTAGATATTTGTCCTGTAGGAGCCCTCACTTCTTCTGATTTCCGATTTAAAGCCCGTGTTTGGGAAATGAATCAAACTCCAAGCATAGATGTAACCAATGGAAAGGGAACGAATATTGATATTTGGACACGGGATAACCTGGTTTTAAGAATCACCCCGAGATACAATGGGGAAGTTAATGATCATTGGATGCCGGATGCCGGGCGGGATGCATACAGAAGATTTAATGAAAACCGTATCTCCCGCCCAGCCATCAAGTTGGATGGGGATAATCAGTCTAAAACATCCTGGAATAATGCTATTGAGACTTTTGCTGAAACTTTAGAATCGCACAAACCCGAAGATGTATTGGTGATTGGAAGTGCACACGCTTCAGTGGAAGAAAATTATGCACTAATGAAAGTATTCAACTTGTGGGGTGTTAAAAACTTCAAGTTTGCACCGCATATTATTGAAGGGACCGGTGATGATTTCTTATTGACAGACGATCAGGCTCCTAATACCAATGGGGTGAAATTACTGGGCTACGAAGAGAGCGACAATCTTAACGCTGAAGTTAAAAAGGCCAAGATTGTGATCATGCTTTCTGATGAACTGATAGATCGTGATGTGATTTCAACGTCAGATCTCGAAGGCACATATAGCATATTGCTTTCAACAAATGAAAGTGATACCAGTAAAGCAGCTGATTTGGTAATCCCGGTCACTTGTATTGCTGAACATGCAGCAAGTTATGTAAATGTGGATGGCCGCATTCAGCGCTCCTACCCTGCCAAAGAAACTAAATACACCCATAGAAGTCTTGATATGGAAATGTCTCAGGGACGCTTGGACCGATATGGTACTAATTTTGATAACTGGGTTACTGAAGACAATAAAGTTGATTGTGCTCCGGCCTGGGATATCATGAATCAACTTTCTGAGCGAATGGGACTAAATATTTCTTTTGGTTCTTCCCGTGAAATCATGGATGAAATAGCCTCCTCAATTTCTGCCTTTGAAAACGTTAGTTTTGAGCGTATGGATAATGAGATGGGCATAAACCTTAACCCTTCAAACAAAGAAGAGGCTACTGCATAAATGAGTACAGGTGGAATTGATATTTTTGGATTGTTATTTGTCCCAACCTGGGTAGCTGTGCTGGCATTGGGTGTGTTTGCTTACCTTAATTCAGCAGCGGTTTTGGTATATGCTGAGCGTCGAATCGCATCATTTATACAAAACCGTGTTGGGCCAAACCGTGTTGGACCATTTGGACTCCTTCAACCTATAGCTGATGTCGTAAAATTACTACTTAAAGAGGATGTTACTCCTGCTCAAGGCTATAAAACCATCCATGCCATTGCTCCAATGATTCCTGTAATCACGGCCCTTATGTCGGTAGCTGTAATCCCATTTGGAGAAACTTTGTACGTTACTGATATCAATGCAGGCGTACTCTTTATTTTAGCAGTAGCTTCATTGGGTGTTTATGGAGTTACTTTGGCCGGTTGGTCTTCCAACAGTAAGTATTCTCTTCTCGGTGGATTACGTGCTGCTGCCCAAATGATCAGTTATGAACTGCCAATGGGTATGGCCGTAGCTTCCGTTGTTTTAGTAGCAGGATCTTTAAGTGTTGTGGAAATAGCTGCTTCTCAAGAACATTTGTGGAATGTTTTTATCAATCCGATTGGAGCTATTATCTTTA from Gracilimonas sp. harbors:
- the nuoF gene encoding NADH-quinone oxidoreductase subunit NuoF — encoded protein: MAADWKSFEPVLIPDIPHLEKIDVYEKNGGYKALEKVVKGNDWTPESVVNEVKAANIRGRGGAGFNAGLKWSFMPKPDGGPRYLACNGDESEPGTFKDRKIFEYNPHLFIEGALIAAYAMQITTIYVYVRGEYHSWIKMMEKALADAHEKGYIGKNLFGTDYSVDFYITGGAGAYICGEETSMLESLEGKRGYPRVKPPFPAQKGLWGRPTTINNIETLANVPLVINNGADWFKAIGPESHPGPILYGISGHVNRPGVYELPSGVPVMDLINDVAQGVRGGKKLKGLIPGGSSTPILRADQLEGVSMDSDSLREAGSMMGTAGMIVMDEDTDMVDMLWRISHFYHHESCGQCTPCRDGTGWLEKILLKIKNGDGEIRDLDLLLDVTTQMEGRTICALADAAAWPVRHTINRFRDEFEARCKKSVHAVA
- a CDS encoding four helix bundle protein; translated protein: MNKDDLILRTKDFAHRCVKLAVSLPKSYLGDHIKRQLIRCGTSVAANYRAACIAHSKAAFTAKLSIVIEEADESEFWMQFIIDEKLKPKQLVEPLLKEANELASIFIVSRKTAQRK
- a CDS encoding 2Fe-2S iron-sulfur cluster-binding protein, coding for MSEIFIDGKRYEFEEGTDKGLLQFILDNGKEVPFFCYHPSMSAPANCRQCFVKVGTPVKNRDTGEYELDENGEREIRWFPKMQTSCTIQMQDGMVVHTQETSEEVARAQKDTMELILVNHPLDCPICDQAGECPLQIQTYKYGPEGSRFEVKKVHKPKRVELGPRVTLDAERCINCTRCVRFTDEISESHQLTITSRGDKNYPITAPGREFDDPYSMNTVDICPVGALTSSDFRFKARVWEMNQTPSIDVTNGKGTNIDIWTRDNLVLRITPRYNGEVNDHWMPDAGRDAYRRFNENRISRPAIKLDGDNQSKTSWNNAIETFAETLESHKPEDVLVIGSAHASVEENYALMKVFNLWGVKNFKFAPHIIEGTGDDFLLTDDQAPNTNGVKLLGYEESDNLNAEVKKAKIVIMLSDELIDRDVISTSDLEGTYSILLSTNESDTSKAADLVIPVTCIAEHAASYVNVDGRIQRSYPAKETKYTHRSLDMEMSQGRLDRYGTNFDNWVTEDNKVDCAPAWDIMNQLSERMGLNISFGSSREIMDEIASSISAFENVSFERMDNEMGINLNPSNKEEATA
- a CDS encoding NAD(P)H-dependent oxidoreductase subunit E, giving the protein MEETYEFTKEDLQEIEIIKAKFPTVMPATLPTLWVAQRRFGHVEPPVQRLVAKTLDLPESHVHGVATFYTQYYKERKGKYVLDVCTTTSCQLCGGYKMLHYLEDKLGIKAGETTEDGMFSIQSVECLGACGYAPMMQITNDVYVNNLTEEKLDKVIDELKEGKMPEFESVGMPLLEKRNI
- the nuoH gene encoding NADH-quinone oxidoreductase subunit NuoH — encoded protein: MSTGGIDIFGLLFVPTWVAVLALGVFAYLNSAAVLVYAERRIASFIQNRVGPNRVGPFGLLQPIADVVKLLLKEDVTPAQGYKTIHAIAPMIPVITALMSVAVIPFGETLYVTDINAGVLFILAVASLGVYGVTLAGWSSNSKYSLLGGLRAAAQMISYELPMGMAVASVVLVAGSLSVVEIAASQEHLWNVFINPIGAIIFIIAAFAEANRTPFDLVEAEQELVGGFHTEYSGMKFGMFFLAEYMHVFIGSILITTFFFGSYHLPFAGYWLPELSPMVKGILDVSVFMGKVIFWCFVFIWVRWTIPRFKYNQVMKLGWGRLLPLSILNFILIAAGMYAYTHLL